The DNA window ACCTAAGTCAGATAATAAATCTATTACCTTAAATGCATTATTTCGAACCACAACTCTAAACTGTTTCCCAAATGTAAGGGAGAACACTGTTCCATGGAAAGTATCCGTAATTACATATTTAGCATGCTTAAACAACTCTACAAATTCATATGGGCTAGCGTTTACATTTATATCGCACCATTTATGATAATATCCAACCGAAATTACTTGTAACCCTTTTTCCTTTGCAAACTTTCTAATGGCTATTACTTCTGTTGCTTTGTCCATATTGAATGTATAAGAATATATCAGTATATATTTTTTCTCCCTCCACTTGCCGGTATCCCATTGTGTTCTTTCATTAATAAAAGAATACAGCATCACCGGATCTATAACCTTGACACAATTCTTTATTCCACACTGCTTCTCAAGAAGAATTCCTGTGTTATTGTCTCTATATGAAATCCCGTTAAATTTTGATAGCAGTGTTATTATTTCACCACTCTCAGAATAGCTTTTAAATAGCTTTTCCGTTATATATCCAAAACTAGCTGCATACGAAAAAATAAACGGTGTGACCACATTTTTCCCATACATAAATGGGTTATATCCTTCATAGAAGTCAAAAACCATATCGCTCCCAACCACAGTTGCAGACAATTCTTGATCGATATCATATTGCTCACCAATGTGCAATTCATTCATTCTAAAAACTTCAAACAATTCTTTTTTGTCTTTATTCCATTTAGGCAATGCTTTTCTAGCCTGTAGTCCACTTAAATTGAACCTTTTTATTCCACGAATAATCTTTTTCATCAACTCATCATCCATACTATCAAGATTACGTTGATAATCAAGCATTATGGCTTCATGTCCATAATTCTCGATACATTTTTCCAATGCGTATGCTTGCAAAACTGCACCATGATTAACCACCTTATACCAAGTCAATACACCTATTCTCATCTCTTTTTCCTTTCTTCCACTACCGTTTCAACTGACGGTATGCATACTTAATTAACACCACCGGTAAAATTACATATAGTATCATTGGTCTAAATACTGCATAAAAGCTACTACGAACCGACGCCTTTAACAAAATTCCCATGAACAATATAACTTGATAATTGTCCAACACATCATTTTTGTTCTCAAATTTCCTGTTGAAATAAATACAAACTTTTCCCCAAAAATAGAACACAAGGCAACCCAAAGCTCCAAAATTATAATATGCTTCAGCAATAGGCGTACAACCTATACCAAAGCTATAGCCACGGTAGTTCCTCAGCCAATCTGAAATATTACCATACTCTGTTGCCGGATGAATATCCCAGAAGTTCAGGTTTGGAACTATAGATGTCAGCGATACAAGATATGAAAAACCATACGAAAAGGCTTTTTCAGCAGGTATCACTAATTGAAATTCTACTAAGGTCGTCAAATTCCATCCTATGTCACCCAAAAAGTCAATTACTGGATTATTATCTGTATTAGAGAAATAATCGATAAAACCAGAAAAATCTTCAATAGCATTTGACCTAAGCATGTCAACCATTCTCATAGAAGCCATCAATATAAAAACAGCTCCAACCCCAAACATAACCCATTTCCTGGGGATCTTTTTATCCTTAAAAAATACAAACAGAAAAGCTATAGAAAATAAAATCACACCAGTCCTTTGCCCCAACATTAACTCACTTATTAAATATATGGCCATCAGCCCATATGCAACTATAGCCTTTATCATAAAATTACTTTTATTGTAGTCATTTTTTACTCCCCATGCATAGAGCAATGTAACAACACCCACAACAAAGAATTCTGCAATTTTGCCCAACATTGAACTTATTCCGTAAGTAACATTTTCATACTGGCTTCCATAACTTGATAACAAATACAAATAATATGTCTGTACAAAATTAATAATGAAGGGCACTATAGTAGCAAGTACAAGCAATACGCCAAACCACACCATTACAATATACAGATTTTTTTCTTCTATATACTTTGTTTG is part of the Acetivibrio cellulolyticus CD2 genome and encodes:
- a CDS encoding polysaccharide pyruvyl transferase family protein, whose translation is MRIGVLTWYKVVNHGAVLQAYALEKCIENYGHEAIMLDYQRNLDSMDDELMKKIIRGIKRFNLSGLQARKALPKWNKDKKELFEVFRMNELHIGEQYDIDQELSATVVGSDMVFDFYEGYNPFMYGKNVVTPFIFSYAASFGYITEKLFKSYSESGEIITLLSKFNGISYRDNNTGILLEKQCGIKNCVKVIDPVMLYSFINERTQWDTGKWREKKYILIYSYTFNMDKATEVIAIRKFAKEKGLQVISVGYYHKWCDINVNASPYEFVELFKHAKYVITDTFHGTVFSLTFGKQFRVVVRNNAFKVIDLLSDLGIQYLAKNDLQHSLNSFDKAPIDYIQVDRQINKLRQESMDYLKQQLITTEGKQ
- the wzy gene encoding O-antigen polysaccharide polymerase Wzy encodes the protein MNRRLTISAKVLVGYFVALLMFIIYVFFGNESSSSGIWSNMQFVSIIGVVLYIYFLLSWRSIYHRILSPYIVFVTVLYLCLCGQSIMWAFGTEAGYRDLHHWNYGFNEKDLRNALLFAYTCLSVLHATVIGSIDVKTKATKKVKNQISGQTKYIEEKNLYIVMVWFGVLLVLATIVPFIINFVQTYYLYLLSSYGSQYENVTYGISSMLGKIAEFFVVGVVTLLYAWGVKNDYNKSNFMIKAIVAYGLMAIYLISELMLGQRTGVILFSIAFLFVFFKDKKIPRKWVMFGVGAVFILMASMRMVDMLRSNAIEDFSGFIDYFSNTDNNPVIDFLGDIGWNLTTLVEFQLVIPAEKAFSYGFSYLVSLTSIVPNLNFWDIHPATEYGNISDWLRNYRGYSFGIGCTPIAEAYYNFGALGCLVFYFWGKVCIYFNRKFENKNDVLDNYQVILFMGILLKASVRSSFYAVFRPMILYVILPVVLIKYAYRQLKR